A single genomic interval of Planctomycetota bacterium harbors:
- a CDS encoding sigma-70 family RNA polymerase sigma factor, protein MARSSDVQSSLQLYLKQINQTPLLTAEQEKELAWRIINDGCMASREHMISANLRLVVSIAKKYANRGLPLPDLIEEGNVGLVKAVESFDPTQGARFSTYGSWWIKQAIKRALINAVQPIHIPAYMVELITKWKRAKRQLEEQLGRTPTLEELAETLQLPAKKVRHIRNAVRVFQRPSQSTASNSDGESVSLHDMLADENTPAPEHDMLQRDQFKHVHKLLDVIDQREATILRLRYGLDGSEPLTLKEIGEKIGLTRERVRQLEIEALKKLNMRMSGERKKRKPAASPTPAKPRLRRSASTWR, encoded by the coding sequence ATGGCTCGATCGTCGGACGTGCAATCTTCGCTTCAGCTTTACCTGAAGCAGATCAACCAGACGCCGCTGCTCACCGCCGAGCAGGAGAAGGAACTGGCCTGGCGCATCATCAACGACGGATGCATGGCCTCGCGCGAGCACATGATCAGCGCCAACCTCCGACTCGTCGTCTCCATCGCCAAAAAGTACGCCAACCGCGGCCTCCCCCTGCCGGACCTCATCGAAGAGGGCAACGTCGGGCTCGTCAAGGCGGTCGAATCCTTCGACCCCACGCAGGGCGCGCGCTTCTCGACCTACGGGTCCTGGTGGATCAAGCAGGCCATCAAACGCGCGCTCATCAATGCCGTGCAGCCCATTCACATCCCCGCCTACATGGTCGAACTGATCACCAAGTGGAAGCGCGCCAAGCGGCAGCTCGAGGAGCAGCTCGGCCGAACGCCCACCCTCGAAGAACTCGCCGAGACGCTTCAGCTTCCCGCCAAGAAAGTGCGGCACATCCGCAACGCCGTCCGCGTCTTTCAGCGGCCCAGCCAGTCCACCGCTTCCAACAGCGACGGCGAATCCGTCTCGCTGCACGACATGCTCGCCGACGAAAACACCCCCGCGCCCGAGCATGACATGCTCCAGCGCGATCAGTTCAAGCATGTCCACAAGCTGCTGGACGTCATCGACCAGCGCGAAGCGACCATCCTCCGCTTGCGCTACGGGCTCGACGGCTCCGAGCCGCTGACCCTCAAGGAAATCGGCGAGAAAATCGGCCTGACGCGCGAGCGCGTGCGGCAGCTCGAAATCGAAGCGCTCAAGAAGCTCAACATGCGCATGAGCGGCGAGCGCAAGAAGCGCAAGCCCGCCGCTTCGCCCACACCCGCCAAACCCCGCCTTCGCCGAAGCGCCTCCACCTGGCGCTGA
- a CDS encoding ROK family protein: protein MKYYIGLDLGGTNIKGGLLDEKANVVAQHSIPTEAKQGPEHVFDRLAFMAGKLMADAKVEASQIKGIGVGTPGPVDRNGVVLSAPNLAGWKNVPLASELNKRMPMPIKIVNDADAAGYGEYWAGAGRDESIKYLILLTLGTGVGGGIVLDGKLYAGSYGAGAELGHTIIQLDGEPCGCGQRGCLEQYTSATAIARSAARAMAAGEKTSLPANPTTRQVFEALEAGDALAEKVVNRACEYLGIACVNFVRTFDPQMIVLGGGVAAAGEALSKRVRASFMKHTWRIVEPKVIITTATLGNDAGFIGAAGMTRSA, encoded by the coding sequence TTGAAGTACTACATCGGACTGGACCTGGGTGGGACGAACATCAAAGGCGGCCTGCTCGACGAGAAGGCCAACGTCGTCGCCCAGCACAGCATCCCCACCGAAGCCAAACAGGGCCCGGAGCATGTCTTTGATCGCCTTGCGTTCATGGCGGGCAAGCTGATGGCGGACGCCAAGGTCGAGGCATCGCAGATCAAGGGCATCGGCGTCGGCACGCCCGGGCCGGTCGATCGCAACGGCGTGGTGCTCTCGGCGCCGAATCTGGCGGGTTGGAAAAATGTCCCGCTCGCGTCGGAATTGAACAAGCGCATGCCGATGCCCATCAAGATCGTCAACGACGCCGACGCCGCGGGGTATGGGGAATATTGGGCCGGGGCGGGTCGCGATGAGTCGATCAAGTACCTGATCCTGCTGACGCTCGGGACGGGCGTCGGCGGCGGGATTGTCCTTGACGGTAAGCTCTACGCCGGTTCGTACGGGGCGGGTGCGGAACTGGGTCACACGATCATTCAGCTCGACGGCGAGCCGTGCGGCTGCGGTCAGCGCGGCTGTCTGGAACAGTACACCAGCGCGACGGCGATCGCGCGTTCCGCCGCCCGCGCCATGGCCGCCGGCGAGAAGACCAGCTTGCCGGCCAATCCGACGACGCGCCAGGTTTTCGAAGCCCTCGAAGCGGGGGACGCGCTGGCGGAGAAGGTCGTCAACCGGGCGTGCGAATACCTGGGCATCGCGTGCGTGAATTTCGTGCGGACGTTCGATCCGCAGATGATCGTGCTCGGCGGCGGCGTGGCGGCGGCGGGCGAAGCGCTGTCCAAACGCGTCCGCGCCAGCTTCATGAAACACACCTGGCGCATCGTCGAACCCAAAGTCATCATCACCACCGCCACCCTCGGCAACGATGCCGGCTTCATCGGCGCCGCGGGCATGACCCGATCGGCGTGA
- the nadA gene encoding quinolinate synthase NadA — protein sequence MLWQGSLPEKYRSMSDADLAAAIRARKAQLGHQLVILGHHYQADDVVAHADFLGDSFKLSQLAAQKVEEVGAKYVIFCGVHFMAESADILTPEDVAVILPDMSAGCSMADMAAYDDVFDAWEQIHESINAAGQNARVIPITYMNSAASIKSFVGEHGGAVCTSSNARAILEWAFAGGTVPRSDDEQIKVMFFPDQHLGRNTAAAMGYDIREDMTLWDPRSPMGMGGTNAEAIVRSSVILWKGHCSVHKLFRPEHVDQIKAHDPDTTVIVHPECIYEVVQKADMSGSTEAIMKAIRNAKPGSKWAVGTEVHMVNRLANEAAKRGVSVRILSDCQCLCTTMYRIDPPHLLWALDNLAEGKVVNQVKVDANTRAWSLIALQRMLDITQPAAV from the coding sequence ATGCTCTGGCAAGGATCCCTGCCTGAAAAATACCGCTCGATGAGCGACGCTGACCTAGCCGCCGCGATCCGCGCCCGCAAGGCCCAGCTCGGTCATCAGCTTGTCATCCTCGGCCACCACTATCAGGCCGACGACGTCGTCGCCCACGCCGATTTCCTCGGCGACTCGTTCAAGCTCAGCCAGCTCGCCGCTCAGAAAGTCGAAGAAGTCGGCGCGAAGTACGTCATTTTCTGCGGCGTGCATTTCATGGCCGAGTCGGCGGACATCCTCACGCCCGAGGACGTGGCCGTGATTCTGCCGGACATGTCGGCGGGGTGCTCCATGGCCGACATGGCGGCGTACGACGATGTGTTTGATGCATGGGAGCAGATACACGAATCGATCAACGCGGCCGGGCAGAACGCGCGCGTGATTCCGATTACGTACATGAACTCCGCCGCGTCGATCAAGTCCTTCGTCGGCGAGCATGGCGGGGCGGTGTGCACCTCCAGCAACGCGCGGGCGATTCTCGAATGGGCCTTCGCCGGCGGAACGGTGCCGCGCAGCGACGATGAGCAGATCAAGGTCATGTTCTTCCCCGATCAGCATCTCGGGCGGAACACCGCCGCAGCGATGGGCTACGACATTCGCGAGGATATGACGCTCTGGGACCCGCGCTCGCCGATGGGCATGGGCGGGACGAACGCCGAGGCGATCGTGCGCTCGAGCGTCATACTCTGGAAGGGCCACTGCTCCGTGCACAAGCTCTTCCGCCCCGAGCACGTCGACCAGATCAAGGCCCACGATCCCGACACGACCGTCATCGTCCACCCCGAATGCATCTACGAAGTCGTGCAGAAAGCCGACATGAGCGGCTCGACGGAAGCGATCATGAAGGCGATCCGCAACGCCAAGCCCGGAAGTAAATGGGCCGTCGGGACGGAAGTGCATATGGTCAACCGGCTCGCCAACGAAGCGGCGAAGCGCGGCGTGAGCGTGCGCATCCTGTCCGATTGCCAATGCCTTTGCACCACCATGTACCGCATCGACCCGCCGCATCTGCTCTGGGCCCTCGACAACCTCGCCGAGGGTAAGGTCGTCAATCAGGTCAAGGTCGACGCCAACACGCGTGCCTGGAGTCTCATCGCCCTCCAGCGCATGCTCGACATCACCCAACCCGCCGCCGTCTGA